The nucleotide sequence GCTCGACTACCCGGGAAGCCAGGTCATCGGGGCGGAACTTGGCGAGAAAATCATCGGCACCGACCTTCTTGACCATCGCCTGGTTGAAGACGCCCGACAGGGACGTGTGCAGGATGATGTGCAGCTTTTGCATACGCGGATCGCTGCGGACTTCCGACGTCAGGGTGTACCCGTCCATCTCCGGCATCTCGATGTCGGAGATCATCATCAGGAACTCCTCTTCCGGCTTCTTGCCTTCGTCGACCAGGTTGCGCAGGTAATCCAGCGCCTGCCGTCCATCGTTCAACGCAATCACTTCGACGCCGATCGTCTGCAGGCAACGGCTCACCTGCTTACGTGCCACCGACGAATCATCCACCGTCAGCACCCGCAGCGAAACCGCCTTGTGCTGGGTTTCGGCATCCACCACACCGTGGGAGATGGTTTCCGTGGTCGGCGCCACTTCGGCAAGGATTTTCTCCACGTCGATGATTTCCACCAACTGGCCGTCGACCCGGGTCACTGCCGTCAGGTAGTGATCGCGGCCGGTACCCTTGGGCGGCGGATGGATCTCTTCCCAGTTCATGTTGACGATGCGCTCCACCGATCGCACCAGGAATCCCTGGGTCTTGGTGTTGTACTCGGTGATGATCACAAACGGATTGCTCTGATCCAGCAGCCGACCGGAACCGGTGGCCATCGCCAGATCGAGAATCGGGATGGTCGCTCCCCGGATATTTGCCACACCGCACACGACGGGACTGGACTTGGGCATCAAGGTCAGCTTGGGGCATTGCAGCACCTCGCGGACCTTGAACACGTTGATCCCATACAACTGCTGGCCATCGAGACGGAACAACAACAGCTCCAGGCGATTCTGACCGACCAGCTGCGTGCGCTGGTTTACCGAATCCATCACTCCCGCCATGCCCTGACTCCTACCTAACGCTAATGTGTCCGACGCGCATTCATCACTAAACGGCACGGGGCTTGCTATTCAACCGGCATGAAAGCACAAACGACATTTTCTCGACGCCTGACCACTCATTGCCGCCACTGGCTCGGTGTGCTGCTGGCTGCCTGCCTGTTCGCCTCGGGGGGACGTGCCCTCGCCGATGCTCCGGTTACCTTGCCTGATCTCCTTATCGGCGTCACTCAGGGCTTTCTTGAATTCACCGTAGAAGACTATCTGGCTTCCAGTCAAACCGAAGGTCGCTACGAAATCGAAGTCAACCAGATCGATCCGCGCTTGCGCATGCCAATGTGCGACAAGGAATTGACTGCCTCCCTGGAGAGCCCCGCCAGGCCCCTGGGCCGGGTCACGGTGAAGGTTCGTTGCGACAGCGCGGCGCCCTGGACAGTGTTCGTGCCCGCCCAGGTGCGTCTGTTTCGCGACATCGTTACCACCACCCGACCACTGAAACGGGCTGGAATCGTTGAACCTCAGGACGTGACGCTGCGTGAACGGGATATCAGCCAGATCACCCAGGGGTTCCTGACCTCCGTCGATCAAGCCATCGGACAGAAACTTGTCCGACCAATGGTAGCCGATCAGATCGTGACCCTCGTGCACCTGGAACAAGCCGAAGTCGTGCGCAAGGGTGATCAGGTGGTGATTACCGCCCGCAGCGGCACCCTGGCCGTGCGAATGCCCGGCGAAGCCCTGTCCAACGGCGGCATGAATGAACAGATCCGGGTGAAAAACCTCAATTCCCAACGCGTCATCAAGGCGCAGGTGATCGCTCCAGGCCAGGTGGAGGTGGCCATGTAGCGATCCGGTAGAAATGGGTAGAAAGCTGGCGCTTGACCCTGCTGTTCCCTAGACTGTGCCTTACGCAAGGCAAGCGCAGACGTGCGCATGCTCATTGAACAAATGAGCCTAAAGTTTTTTTGGGGATGGCCGAAAACATGGCAAGCGTCCAAATACCCAGAGGTTTTTTACCATGGTCATCGATTTCAACCGTTTAAACAGCTCTTCACCATTGACAGGCACTACGCGTACCAGCGCCAGCAAGGAAACCGAAAAATCCTCGCCGGCCGAGCAGGCTACCGCTGTCAAGAACGGGGAGTCGGTACACCTCAGTGATGAGGCTCAGCAGTTGCAGAAGGTCACTGACAAGCTGCGCGATCAACCTGTCGTCGACAACGCCCGCGTGGCCGAGTTGAAAGCAGCCATCGCCGATGGCAGCTATAAAGTCGACAGCAACCGTGTAGCCAGCAAACTGCTCAACTTCGAAGCCCAGCGCTAGGCCGCCGCCTGCGCAGGCTTTTGGACGCTAAGACCCAAGGCCAGCCATGCACGACACTCATTTATTGCAACTGATCATCGACGACTTTGTTCCAGCGCAACAATTGCTGGAGCTTTTGCAGACCGAATCCCTGGCGCTGCACGGTCGCGACATGCCCTTGCTGGAAAATATCCTGGCACAGAAACAGGCATTGATCATTCTGCTCGATCAGCATGGCCGCAAGCGTAGCGAGATTCTCGCCAGCCTCAACCTGCCCGCCAACCCCGACGGCCTCGAACAACTGGCGAGCCAGTCGACGATCGGCGATCAGTTGTTGGCCCAAAGCGCAGTGCTCAATGACCTGCTCGCCCAGTGCCAGGCCGCGAACGCCCGCAATGGCCAGTCGATCCAGCTCCAGCAGGCCGCTACCGCCAACCAGTTGCGCATCCTCAATGGCGGCGAAATCCCGACGCTTTACGATGCTCGCGGCTCGACCGCCAAAATGGTCAAGCACCGCCCGCTCAGCCAGGCATGAAACGAACCATGCCTGCGCTCTATCAACGCGCGATAGATGCTGGCAAAATGCTGGCTATTCGTAGTCGTATTTTGCCTGGAGATTGACCCACCGTGTTCAATGCCTCAAACGCGGATGATGCTCCGCAACCGCCCAAGGTCCTTACCACGCCCCTGGAAATCTCCGGCAACTTGCGGATGCTGCAAGATAGCCACGATCCATTGATCATTACCTTCCACGAACGC is from Pseudomonas sp. B21-056 and encodes:
- a CDS encoding chemotaxis protein CheV — protein: MAGVMDSVNQRTQLVGQNRLELLLFRLDGQQLYGINVFKVREVLQCPKLTLMPKSSPVVCGVANIRGATIPILDLAMATGSGRLLDQSNPFVIITEYNTKTQGFLVRSVERIVNMNWEEIHPPPKGTGRDHYLTAVTRVDGQLVEIIDVEKILAEVAPTTETISHGVVDAETQHKAVSLRVLTVDDSSVARKQVSRCLQTIGVEVIALNDGRQALDYLRNLVDEGKKPEEEFLMMISDIEMPEMDGYTLTSEVRSDPRMQKLHIILHTSLSGVFNQAMVKKVGADDFLAKFRPDDLASRVVERIKAAG
- the flgM gene encoding flagellar biosynthesis anti-sigma factor FlgM codes for the protein MVIDFNRLNSSSPLTGTTRTSASKETEKSSPAEQATAVKNGESVHLSDEAQQLQKVTDKLRDQPVVDNARVAELKAAIADGSYKVDSNRVASKLLNFEAQR
- a CDS encoding flagella synthesis protein FlgN, which gives rise to MHDTHLLQLIIDDFVPAQQLLELLQTESLALHGRDMPLLENILAQKQALIILLDQHGRKRSEILASLNLPANPDGLEQLASQSTIGDQLLAQSAVLNDLLAQCQAANARNGQSIQLQQAATANQLRILNGGEIPTLYDARGSTAKMVKHRPLSQA
- the flgA gene encoding flagellar basal body P-ring formation chaperone FlgA, which codes for MKAQTTFSRRLTTHCRHWLGVLLAACLFASGGRALADAPVTLPDLLIGVTQGFLEFTVEDYLASSQTEGRYEIEVNQIDPRLRMPMCDKELTASLESPARPLGRVTVKVRCDSAAPWTVFVPAQVRLFRDIVTTTRPLKRAGIVEPQDVTLRERDISQITQGFLTSVDQAIGQKLVRPMVADQIVTLVHLEQAEVVRKGDQVVITARSGTLAVRMPGEALSNGGMNEQIRVKNLNSQRVIKAQVIAPGQVEVAM